In Perca flavescens isolate YP-PL-M2 chromosome 7, PFLA_1.0, whole genome shotgun sequence, the following proteins share a genomic window:
- the pfkfb1 gene encoding 6-phosphofructo-2-kinase/fructose-2,6-bisphosphatase 1 isoform X3 produces MPWISSVPQFCNSPTMIVMVGLPARGKTYISKKLTRYLNWIGVPTKMFNVGQYRREAVKIYKNFEFFKPDNEEAMRIRKACAAAALKDVAAYFSKEQGQVAVFDATNTTRERRAVILSYAKDRGYKVFFVESICDDPEIIAENIKQVKFGSPDYVDRDIDEAMEDFVQRIDCYRASYMPIDDEKDRKLSYIKIFDVGSRYLVNRVQDHIQSRIVYYLMNIHVTPRSIYLSRHGESELNLSGRIGGDSGLSPRGQKYANALATFIRGQNIRELKVWTSHMKRTIQTAEALGVQYEQWKALNEIDAGVCEELTYEEIQQNLPQEFALRDQDKYRYRYPKGESYEDLVHRLEPVIMELERQENVLVICHQAVFRCLLAYFLDKPADELPYLRCPLHTVLKLTPIAYGCKVESFFLNIEAVNTHRERPVNVDVNRNPEDALQTVPDHI; encoded by the exons CCTCGGTGCCGCAGTTCTGTAACTCTCCCACGATGATTGTGATGGTGGGGTTGCCAGCCAGAGGGAAGACGTATATCTCCAAGAAGCTCACTCGCTACCTGAACTGGATCGGAGTGCCTACAAAAA TGTTCAACGTGGGCCAGTACCGCAGGGAGGCTGTCAAGATCTATAAGAACTTTGAGTTCTTTAAACCGGACAATGAGGAGGCCATGAGGATCCGCAA GGCCTGTGCAGCAGCCGCCCTCAAAGACGTCGCTGCCTACTTCTCAAAGGAACAGGGACAAGTAGCC GTATTTGATGCTACCAACACCACCAGGGAGAGGAGGGCAGTCATTTTGAGTTATGCAAAGGACAGAGGCTACAAA GTGTTCTTTGTGGAATCAATCTGTGATGATCCAGAAATCATTGCAGAGAATATTAAG CAAGTAAAATTTGGGAGTCCTGATTACGTGGATCGTGACATAGATGAGGCCATGGAAGACTTTGTCCAGCGCATTGACTGTTACAGGGCCAGCTACATGCCTATTGACGATGAGAAGGATAG GAAGCTCTCCTACATCAAGATCTTCGACGTGGGCAGTAGATACCTGGTGAACCGGGTGCAGGACCACATTCAAAGCAGGATAGTCTACTACCTGATGAACATCCACGTCACACCGAGATCCATCTACCTGAGCCGCCACGGAGAGAGCGAACTCAACCTGTCAGGTCGCATCGGGGGAGACTCAGGCCTCTCCCCTCGAGGACAGAAG TATGCCAATGCGTTGGCGACCTTCATCCGTGGTCAGAACATCAGAGAGCTGAAGGTGTGGACGAGCCACATGAAGAGGACCATCCAGACTGCAGAGGCTCTGGGAGTCCAGTATGAACAGTGGAAGGCCCTCAACGAGATAGACGCC GGTGTATGTGAGGAGCTAACCTACGAGGAGATTCAGCAGAATTTACCACAAGAGTTTGCACTAAGAGACCAGGACAAGTATCGTTATCGTTACCCCAAGGGTGAG TCCTATGAGGACCTTGTCCATCGTCTAGAGCCGGTGATAATGGAGCTGGAGAGGCAGGAAAATGTTCTGGTTATCTGCCACCAAGCTGTGTTTCGCTGCCTGCTGGCCTACTTCCTGGACAAACCTGCAG ATGAGCTGCCTTATCTCAGATGCCCCCTACACACTGTTCTCAAACTCACACCAATAGCTTATG GCTGTAAAGTTGAGTCATTTTTCCTCAATATTGAAGCAGTCAACACACACCGAGAGAGGCCAGTG AATGTCGACGTCAACAGAAACCCTGAGGATGCTCTGCAGACTGTTCCTGACCACATATAA
- the pfkfb1 gene encoding 6-phosphofructo-2-kinase/fructose-2,6-bisphosphatase 1 isoform X2 produces the protein MELPQLEHVRLRGCDSAASVPQFCNSPTMIVMVGLPARGKTYISKKLTRYLNWIGVPTKMFNVGQYRREAVKIYKNFEFFKPDNEEAMRIRKACAAAALKDVAAYFSKEQGQVAVFDATNTTRERRAVILSYAKDRGYKVFFVESICDDPEIIAENIKQVKFGSPDYVDRDIDEAMEDFVQRIDCYRASYMPIDDEKDRKLSYIKIFDVGSRYLVNRVQDHIQSRIVYYLMNIHVTPRSIYLSRHGESELNLSGRIGGDSGLSPRGQKYANALATFIRGQNIRELKVWTSHMKRTIQTAEALGVQYEQWKALNEIDAGVCEELTYEEIQQNLPQEFALRDQDKYRYRYPKGESYEDLVHRLEPVIMELERQENVLVICHQAVFRCLLAYFLDKPADELPYLRCPLHTVLKLTPIAYGCKVESFFLNIEAVNTHRERPVNVDVNRNPEDALQTVPDHI, from the exons CCTCGGTGCCGCAGTTCTGTAACTCTCCCACGATGATTGTGATGGTGGGGTTGCCAGCCAGAGGGAAGACGTATATCTCCAAGAAGCTCACTCGCTACCTGAACTGGATCGGAGTGCCTACAAAAA TGTTCAACGTGGGCCAGTACCGCAGGGAGGCTGTCAAGATCTATAAGAACTTTGAGTTCTTTAAACCGGACAATGAGGAGGCCATGAGGATCCGCAA GGCCTGTGCAGCAGCCGCCCTCAAAGACGTCGCTGCCTACTTCTCAAAGGAACAGGGACAAGTAGCC GTATTTGATGCTACCAACACCACCAGGGAGAGGAGGGCAGTCATTTTGAGTTATGCAAAGGACAGAGGCTACAAA GTGTTCTTTGTGGAATCAATCTGTGATGATCCAGAAATCATTGCAGAGAATATTAAG CAAGTAAAATTTGGGAGTCCTGATTACGTGGATCGTGACATAGATGAGGCCATGGAAGACTTTGTCCAGCGCATTGACTGTTACAGGGCCAGCTACATGCCTATTGACGATGAGAAGGATAG GAAGCTCTCCTACATCAAGATCTTCGACGTGGGCAGTAGATACCTGGTGAACCGGGTGCAGGACCACATTCAAAGCAGGATAGTCTACTACCTGATGAACATCCACGTCACACCGAGATCCATCTACCTGAGCCGCCACGGAGAGAGCGAACTCAACCTGTCAGGTCGCATCGGGGGAGACTCAGGCCTCTCCCCTCGAGGACAGAAG TATGCCAATGCGTTGGCGACCTTCATCCGTGGTCAGAACATCAGAGAGCTGAAGGTGTGGACGAGCCACATGAAGAGGACCATCCAGACTGCAGAGGCTCTGGGAGTCCAGTATGAACAGTGGAAGGCCCTCAACGAGATAGACGCC GGTGTATGTGAGGAGCTAACCTACGAGGAGATTCAGCAGAATTTACCACAAGAGTTTGCACTAAGAGACCAGGACAAGTATCGTTATCGTTACCCCAAGGGTGAG TCCTATGAGGACCTTGTCCATCGTCTAGAGCCGGTGATAATGGAGCTGGAGAGGCAGGAAAATGTTCTGGTTATCTGCCACCAAGCTGTGTTTCGCTGCCTGCTGGCCTACTTCCTGGACAAACCTGCAG ATGAGCTGCCTTATCTCAGATGCCCCCTACACACTGTTCTCAAACTCACACCAATAGCTTATG GCTGTAAAGTTGAGTCATTTTTCCTCAATATTGAAGCAGTCAACACACACCGAGAGAGGCCAGTG AATGTCGACGTCAACAGAAACCCTGAGGATGCTCTGCAGACTGTTCCTGACCACATATAA
- the pfkfb1 gene encoding 6-phosphofructo-2-kinase/fructose-2,6-bisphosphatase 1 isoform X1: MALRINAEQKKLTQTPLLKIWVPWMGCNLNRRRGSSVPQFCNSPTMIVMVGLPARGKTYISKKLTRYLNWIGVPTKMFNVGQYRREAVKIYKNFEFFKPDNEEAMRIRKACAAAALKDVAAYFSKEQGQVAVFDATNTTRERRAVILSYAKDRGYKVFFVESICDDPEIIAENIKQVKFGSPDYVDRDIDEAMEDFVQRIDCYRASYMPIDDEKDRKLSYIKIFDVGSRYLVNRVQDHIQSRIVYYLMNIHVTPRSIYLSRHGESELNLSGRIGGDSGLSPRGQKYANALATFIRGQNIRELKVWTSHMKRTIQTAEALGVQYEQWKALNEIDAGVCEELTYEEIQQNLPQEFALRDQDKYRYRYPKGESYEDLVHRLEPVIMELERQENVLVICHQAVFRCLLAYFLDKPADELPYLRCPLHTVLKLTPIAYGCKVESFFLNIEAVNTHRERPVNVDVNRNPEDALQTVPDHI, encoded by the exons ATGGCTCTCCGCATTAACGCAGAGCAGAAGAAACTCACACAGACTCCTCTGCTTAAGATCTGGGTGCCATGGATGGGCTGCAACCTGAACCGCAGGAGAGGAT CCTCGGTGCCGCAGTTCTGTAACTCTCCCACGATGATTGTGATGGTGGGGTTGCCAGCCAGAGGGAAGACGTATATCTCCAAGAAGCTCACTCGCTACCTGAACTGGATCGGAGTGCCTACAAAAA TGTTCAACGTGGGCCAGTACCGCAGGGAGGCTGTCAAGATCTATAAGAACTTTGAGTTCTTTAAACCGGACAATGAGGAGGCCATGAGGATCCGCAA GGCCTGTGCAGCAGCCGCCCTCAAAGACGTCGCTGCCTACTTCTCAAAGGAACAGGGACAAGTAGCC GTATTTGATGCTACCAACACCACCAGGGAGAGGAGGGCAGTCATTTTGAGTTATGCAAAGGACAGAGGCTACAAA GTGTTCTTTGTGGAATCAATCTGTGATGATCCAGAAATCATTGCAGAGAATATTAAG CAAGTAAAATTTGGGAGTCCTGATTACGTGGATCGTGACATAGATGAGGCCATGGAAGACTTTGTCCAGCGCATTGACTGTTACAGGGCCAGCTACATGCCTATTGACGATGAGAAGGATAG GAAGCTCTCCTACATCAAGATCTTCGACGTGGGCAGTAGATACCTGGTGAACCGGGTGCAGGACCACATTCAAAGCAGGATAGTCTACTACCTGATGAACATCCACGTCACACCGAGATCCATCTACCTGAGCCGCCACGGAGAGAGCGAACTCAACCTGTCAGGTCGCATCGGGGGAGACTCAGGCCTCTCCCCTCGAGGACAGAAG TATGCCAATGCGTTGGCGACCTTCATCCGTGGTCAGAACATCAGAGAGCTGAAGGTGTGGACGAGCCACATGAAGAGGACCATCCAGACTGCAGAGGCTCTGGGAGTCCAGTATGAACAGTGGAAGGCCCTCAACGAGATAGACGCC GGTGTATGTGAGGAGCTAACCTACGAGGAGATTCAGCAGAATTTACCACAAGAGTTTGCACTAAGAGACCAGGACAAGTATCGTTATCGTTACCCCAAGGGTGAG TCCTATGAGGACCTTGTCCATCGTCTAGAGCCGGTGATAATGGAGCTGGAGAGGCAGGAAAATGTTCTGGTTATCTGCCACCAAGCTGTGTTTCGCTGCCTGCTGGCCTACTTCCTGGACAAACCTGCAG ATGAGCTGCCTTATCTCAGATGCCCCCTACACACTGTTCTCAAACTCACACCAATAGCTTATG GCTGTAAAGTTGAGTCATTTTTCCTCAATATTGAAGCAGTCAACACACACCGAGAGAGGCCAGTG AATGTCGACGTCAACAGAAACCCTGAGGATGCTCTGCAGACTGTTCCTGACCACATATAA
- the pfkfb1 gene encoding 6-phosphofructo-2-kinase/fructose-2,6-bisphosphatase 1 isoform X5 translates to MPWILFNVGQYRREAVKIYKNFEFFKPDNEEAMRIRKACAAAALKDVAAYFSKEQGQVAVFDATNTTRERRAVILSYAKDRGYKVFFVESICDDPEIIAENIKQVKFGSPDYVDRDIDEAMEDFVQRIDCYRASYMPIDDEKDRKLSYIKIFDVGSRYLVNRVQDHIQSRIVYYLMNIHVTPRSIYLSRHGESELNLSGRIGGDSGLSPRGQKYANALATFIRGQNIRELKVWTSHMKRTIQTAEALGVQYEQWKALNEIDAGVCEELTYEEIQQNLPQEFALRDQDKYRYRYPKGESYEDLVHRLEPVIMELERQENVLVICHQAVFRCLLAYFLDKPADELPYLRCPLHTVLKLTPIAYGCKVESFFLNIEAVNTHRERPVNVDVNRNPEDALQTVPDHI, encoded by the exons TGTTCAACGTGGGCCAGTACCGCAGGGAGGCTGTCAAGATCTATAAGAACTTTGAGTTCTTTAAACCGGACAATGAGGAGGCCATGAGGATCCGCAA GGCCTGTGCAGCAGCCGCCCTCAAAGACGTCGCTGCCTACTTCTCAAAGGAACAGGGACAAGTAGCC GTATTTGATGCTACCAACACCACCAGGGAGAGGAGGGCAGTCATTTTGAGTTATGCAAAGGACAGAGGCTACAAA GTGTTCTTTGTGGAATCAATCTGTGATGATCCAGAAATCATTGCAGAGAATATTAAG CAAGTAAAATTTGGGAGTCCTGATTACGTGGATCGTGACATAGATGAGGCCATGGAAGACTTTGTCCAGCGCATTGACTGTTACAGGGCCAGCTACATGCCTATTGACGATGAGAAGGATAG GAAGCTCTCCTACATCAAGATCTTCGACGTGGGCAGTAGATACCTGGTGAACCGGGTGCAGGACCACATTCAAAGCAGGATAGTCTACTACCTGATGAACATCCACGTCACACCGAGATCCATCTACCTGAGCCGCCACGGAGAGAGCGAACTCAACCTGTCAGGTCGCATCGGGGGAGACTCAGGCCTCTCCCCTCGAGGACAGAAG TATGCCAATGCGTTGGCGACCTTCATCCGTGGTCAGAACATCAGAGAGCTGAAGGTGTGGACGAGCCACATGAAGAGGACCATCCAGACTGCAGAGGCTCTGGGAGTCCAGTATGAACAGTGGAAGGCCCTCAACGAGATAGACGCC GGTGTATGTGAGGAGCTAACCTACGAGGAGATTCAGCAGAATTTACCACAAGAGTTTGCACTAAGAGACCAGGACAAGTATCGTTATCGTTACCCCAAGGGTGAG TCCTATGAGGACCTTGTCCATCGTCTAGAGCCGGTGATAATGGAGCTGGAGAGGCAGGAAAATGTTCTGGTTATCTGCCACCAAGCTGTGTTTCGCTGCCTGCTGGCCTACTTCCTGGACAAACCTGCAG ATGAGCTGCCTTATCTCAGATGCCCCCTACACACTGTTCTCAAACTCACACCAATAGCTTATG GCTGTAAAGTTGAGTCATTTTTCCTCAATATTGAAGCAGTCAACACACACCGAGAGAGGCCAGTG AATGTCGACGTCAACAGAAACCCTGAGGATGCTCTGCAGACTGTTCCTGACCACATATAA
- the pfkfb1 gene encoding 6-phosphofructo-2-kinase/fructose-2,6-bisphosphatase 1 isoform X4: protein MIVMVGLPARGKTYISKKLTRYLNWIGVPTKMFNVGQYRREAVKIYKNFEFFKPDNEEAMRIRKACAAAALKDVAAYFSKEQGQVAVFDATNTTRERRAVILSYAKDRGYKVFFVESICDDPEIIAENIKQVKFGSPDYVDRDIDEAMEDFVQRIDCYRASYMPIDDEKDRKLSYIKIFDVGSRYLVNRVQDHIQSRIVYYLMNIHVTPRSIYLSRHGESELNLSGRIGGDSGLSPRGQKYANALATFIRGQNIRELKVWTSHMKRTIQTAEALGVQYEQWKALNEIDAGVCEELTYEEIQQNLPQEFALRDQDKYRYRYPKGESYEDLVHRLEPVIMELERQENVLVICHQAVFRCLLAYFLDKPADELPYLRCPLHTVLKLTPIAYGCKVESFFLNIEAVNTHRERPVNVDVNRNPEDALQTVPDHI, encoded by the exons ATGATTGTGATGGTGGGGTTGCCAGCCAGAGGGAAGACGTATATCTCCAAGAAGCTCACTCGCTACCTGAACTGGATCGGAGTGCCTACAAAAA TGTTCAACGTGGGCCAGTACCGCAGGGAGGCTGTCAAGATCTATAAGAACTTTGAGTTCTTTAAACCGGACAATGAGGAGGCCATGAGGATCCGCAA GGCCTGTGCAGCAGCCGCCCTCAAAGACGTCGCTGCCTACTTCTCAAAGGAACAGGGACAAGTAGCC GTATTTGATGCTACCAACACCACCAGGGAGAGGAGGGCAGTCATTTTGAGTTATGCAAAGGACAGAGGCTACAAA GTGTTCTTTGTGGAATCAATCTGTGATGATCCAGAAATCATTGCAGAGAATATTAAG CAAGTAAAATTTGGGAGTCCTGATTACGTGGATCGTGACATAGATGAGGCCATGGAAGACTTTGTCCAGCGCATTGACTGTTACAGGGCCAGCTACATGCCTATTGACGATGAGAAGGATAG GAAGCTCTCCTACATCAAGATCTTCGACGTGGGCAGTAGATACCTGGTGAACCGGGTGCAGGACCACATTCAAAGCAGGATAGTCTACTACCTGATGAACATCCACGTCACACCGAGATCCATCTACCTGAGCCGCCACGGAGAGAGCGAACTCAACCTGTCAGGTCGCATCGGGGGAGACTCAGGCCTCTCCCCTCGAGGACAGAAG TATGCCAATGCGTTGGCGACCTTCATCCGTGGTCAGAACATCAGAGAGCTGAAGGTGTGGACGAGCCACATGAAGAGGACCATCCAGACTGCAGAGGCTCTGGGAGTCCAGTATGAACAGTGGAAGGCCCTCAACGAGATAGACGCC GGTGTATGTGAGGAGCTAACCTACGAGGAGATTCAGCAGAATTTACCACAAGAGTTTGCACTAAGAGACCAGGACAAGTATCGTTATCGTTACCCCAAGGGTGAG TCCTATGAGGACCTTGTCCATCGTCTAGAGCCGGTGATAATGGAGCTGGAGAGGCAGGAAAATGTTCTGGTTATCTGCCACCAAGCTGTGTTTCGCTGCCTGCTGGCCTACTTCCTGGACAAACCTGCAG ATGAGCTGCCTTATCTCAGATGCCCCCTACACACTGTTCTCAAACTCACACCAATAGCTTATG GCTGTAAAGTTGAGTCATTTTTCCTCAATATTGAAGCAGTCAACACACACCGAGAGAGGCCAGTG AATGTCGACGTCAACAGAAACCCTGAGGATGCTCTGCAGACTGTTCCTGACCACATATAA